The following are from one region of the Actinomyces sp. oral taxon 897 genome:
- the yidD gene encoding membrane protein insertion efficiency factor YidD, with translation MSLPGGGVPARLLVSAVRWYQRTISPAFPPRCRYYPSCSAYAVEALAVHGALKGGLLALWRLARCNPLTPGGVDHVPDPGRWRYHYPHDVPRFALTAHEDHVLSERDQHTKEC, from the coding sequence GTGAGCCTGCCCGGGGGAGGCGTCCCGGCGCGCCTCCTGGTGTCCGCCGTGCGCTGGTACCAGCGCACCATCTCCCCGGCCTTCCCCCCGCGGTGCCGCTACTACCCCTCCTGCTCGGCCTACGCCGTTGAGGCCCTCGCGGTGCACGGGGCCCTCAAGGGAGGCCTGCTGGCCCTCTGGCGCCTGGCGCGCTGCAACCCCCTCACCCCCGGGGGTGTCGACCACGTCCCGGACCCGGGACGGTGGCGCTACCACTATCCCCACGACGTTCCCCGCTTCGCACTCACCGCGCATGAGGACCATGTGCTCAGCGAGCGGGACCAGCACACCAAGGAGTGTTGA
- the rnpA gene encoding ribonuclease P protein component: protein MLRSDDFAVAVRSGVRSGNRRIVVHYRAGETGDTSPALVGVVVPKKQVARATHRNRIKRRLRALMRARVDTLAPGSRLVVRGLAGADGASSRQLGADVDHLLARCRDLSAQGRRR, encoded by the coding sequence ATGCTGCGCAGCGATGACTTTGCTGTCGCAGTCAGGTCCGGCGTGCGCAGCGGCAACCGTAGGATCGTGGTCCACTACCGCGCCGGCGAGACCGGGGACACCTCCCCGGCGCTCGTCGGCGTCGTCGTTCCCAAGAAGCAGGTGGCCCGGGCCACGCACCGCAACCGCATTAAGCGTCGGCTGCGTGCCCTCATGCGCGCGCGCGTGGACACCCTGGCCCCGGGCAGCCGACTCGTCGTGCGGGGCCTGGCGGGTGCGGACGGCGCCTCCAGCCGGCAGCTGGGGGCCGACGTCGACCACCTCCTGGCGCGCTGCCGGGACCTGAGCGCCCAGGGACGGCGGCGGTGA
- the rpmH gene encoding 50S ribosomal protein L34, with product MTKRTYQPNNRHRAKVHGFRKRMSTRAGRAILAARRRKGRARLAA from the coding sequence GTGACCAAGCGGACATACCAGCCCAACAACCGTCACCGCGCCAAGGTGCACGGTTTCCGCAAGCGCATGAGCACCCGTGCCGGCCGCGCCATCCTGGCCGCGCGCCGTCGCAAGGGCCGCGCGCGCCTCGCTGCCTGA
- the dnaA gene encoding chromosomal replication initiator protein DnaA: MPDTATTMWLSALEALASSGELGQGKVSIIRMTRVIDVDGTLVLVVGSGFAKDIVEQSRGPISRALASVAGTDVPFEVIVDTSLENSAPVFPRAPIVPIPPAAPTFAPRVLPTPPSGMTPVPGAASASPSASTPLTPTQEPGASRQRWSGEPLTPTPERAGRHVYVPPTTPQAGTPTVAFHPGRPLIVAPTAPAAPGVSQSTPGSDGTRLNPRYTFDTYVTGASNRFAHATAIAVAEAPARAYNPLFIYGGSGLGKTHLLHAIGHYARTLNPQVRVKYVNSEEFTADFIACLRDGNRDDGRLESFKRRYRDVDILLVDDIQFLEGKESTLEEFFHTFNALHSSGKQVVLTSDQPPKALGGLDERLRSRFEWGLLADVQPPDLETRIAILSRKARAEGLDLPLDVLEYIASRVTTNIRELEGALIRVTAFASLNKQPIDQTLAEMVLKDIISDPAGQEITTTLIMGQTADYFGITLDDLCGANRSRLIVNARHIAMYLCRELTDLSLPKIGREFGGRDHTTVMSADKKIRTLMAERRSTFTQVTELTSRIKQAASS, from the coding sequence GTGCCTGATACCGCAACCACCATGTGGCTCTCGGCCCTTGAGGCGCTTGCGTCCTCAGGGGAGCTCGGGCAGGGCAAGGTGTCCATTATCCGCATGACCCGTGTCATCGACGTCGACGGCACCCTCGTCCTGGTGGTCGGCTCCGGGTTCGCCAAGGACATTGTCGAGCAGTCACGCGGCCCCATCAGCCGGGCGCTGGCCAGCGTCGCCGGGACCGACGTCCCCTTCGAGGTCATTGTCGACACCAGCCTGGAGAACTCCGCCCCGGTCTTCCCTCGCGCACCCATCGTCCCCATCCCGCCAGCCGCACCGACCTTCGCCCCACGGGTGCTGCCCACCCCCCCGTCCGGCATGACACCGGTGCCGGGGGCGGCCTCCGCCTCGCCGTCGGCCTCCACCCCCCTGACCCCCACCCAGGAGCCGGGCGCCAGCCGTCAGCGCTGGTCCGGGGAGCCCCTGACCCCCACCCCGGAGCGGGCCGGCCGCCACGTCTACGTACCACCCACCACGCCGCAGGCCGGCACCCCGACCGTCGCCTTCCACCCCGGGCGCCCGCTCATCGTCGCACCCACCGCACCCGCCGCACCCGGCGTCAGCCAGAGCACCCCCGGCAGCGACGGCACCCGCCTCAACCCGCGCTACACCTTTGACACCTACGTCACCGGCGCCTCCAACCGGTTCGCCCACGCCACCGCCATCGCCGTGGCGGAGGCGCCTGCCCGCGCCTACAACCCCCTGTTCATCTACGGGGGCTCCGGCCTGGGCAAGACCCACCTCCTGCACGCCATCGGCCACTACGCGCGTACCCTCAACCCCCAGGTCCGCGTCAAGTACGTCAACTCCGAGGAGTTCACTGCGGACTTCATCGCCTGCCTGCGTGACGGCAACCGCGACGACGGCCGCCTGGAGTCCTTCAAGCGCCGCTACCGGGACGTCGACATCCTCCTGGTGGACGACATCCAGTTCCTGGAGGGCAAGGAGTCCACCCTGGAGGAGTTCTTCCACACCTTCAACGCCCTGCACTCCTCGGGCAAGCAGGTGGTCCTCACCTCCGACCAGCCGCCCAAGGCGCTGGGGGGCCTGGACGAGCGCCTGCGCTCCCGCTTCGAGTGGGGCCTGCTGGCGGACGTGCAGCCCCCGGACCTGGAGACCCGCATCGCGATCCTCTCGCGCAAGGCCCGCGCCGAGGGCCTGGACCTGCCCCTGGACGTGCTGGAGTACATCGCCTCCCGCGTCACCACGAACATCCGCGAGCTGGAGGGCGCCCTCATCCGCGTGACGGCGTTCGCCTCCCTGAACAAGCAGCCCATCGACCAGACCCTGGCGGAGATGGTCCTCAAGGACATTATCTCCGACCCGGCCGGCCAGGAGATCACGACCACCCTCATTATGGGGCAGACCGCCGACTACTTCGGCATCACCCTGGACGACCTGTGCGGCGCCAACCGCTCCCGCCTCATCGTCAACGCCCGCCACATCGCCATGTACCTGTGCCGCGAGCTCACCGACCTGTCCCTGCCCAAGATCGGGCGCGAGTTCGGTGGCCGCGACCACACCACCGTCATGAGCGCGGACAAGAAGATCCGCACCCTCATGGCCGAGCGCCGCTCCACCTTCACCCAGGTCACGGAGCTGACCAGCCGCATTAAGCAGGCCGCCTCGAGCTGA
- the dnaN gene encoding DNA polymerase III subunit beta, giving the protein MKLRVDRDVLAEAVTWTARSVPARPPVPVLAGVRLEATETSLVLASFDYEVSAHCEVPAEVEEEGVVLVSGRLLADIAKALPAKPVDLEVEGTKVTVTCGSARFALAAMAADDYPALPAMPATAGTIDAHDLARAVAQVSVAASRDETLPLLTSIRMEVEGQALTLMATDRYRLAVRTLGWSPTNQALSTSALLKARTLSDVAKSLTSSGDVTVALTEPDSPTSALIGFEAGGRRTTSLLTDGDYPPVLRLFPQSTAIHATVGREELIAAVRRVALVADRSTPIHLAFTDGELILNAGQGDDAQASESLVAHLDGEDISTAFNPGYLLDGLGAITRPYVCFDFTHPSKPAVLTGVESVGGEVDPTFRYLLMPIRFGA; this is encoded by the coding sequence ATGAAGCTCCGGGTTGACCGCGACGTCCTGGCCGAGGCAGTGACCTGGACAGCGCGCTCCGTCCCGGCTCGTCCTCCCGTACCCGTCCTGGCCGGCGTGCGCCTGGAGGCCACCGAGACCTCCCTGGTCCTGGCCTCCTTCGACTACGAGGTCTCCGCCCACTGCGAGGTGCCTGCCGAGGTCGAGGAGGAGGGCGTGGTCCTGGTCTCCGGCCGTCTCCTGGCCGACATCGCCAAGGCACTGCCCGCCAAGCCCGTGGACCTGGAGGTCGAGGGCACCAAGGTGACCGTCACCTGCGGCTCGGCCCGCTTCGCCCTGGCCGCCATGGCCGCGGACGACTACCCGGCCCTGCCCGCCATGCCAGCCACCGCCGGCACCATTGACGCCCACGACCTGGCCCGCGCCGTCGCCCAGGTCTCCGTGGCCGCCTCGCGCGACGAGACCCTCCCCCTGCTCACCAGCATCCGCATGGAGGTCGAGGGCCAGGCCCTCACCCTCATGGCCACCGACCGCTACCGCCTGGCGGTGCGCACCCTGGGCTGGTCCCCCACCAACCAGGCCCTGTCCACCTCGGCGCTGCTCAAGGCCCGTACCCTGTCCGACGTCGCCAAGTCCCTGACCTCCTCGGGCGACGTCACGGTGGCCCTGACCGAGCCCGACTCCCCCACCAGCGCCCTCATCGGCTTCGAGGCCGGGGGGCGGCGCACCACCTCCCTGCTGACCGACGGCGACTACCCGCCGGTCCTGCGCCTGTTCCCCCAGTCCACGGCCATCCACGCCACGGTCGGCCGGGAGGAGCTGATCGCCGCGGTGCGTCGCGTCGCCCTGGTCGCGGACCGCTCCACCCCGATCCACCTGGCCTTCACCGACGGGGAGCTGATCCTCAACGCCGGGCAGGGCGACGACGCCCAGGCCTCCGAGTCCCTGGTGGCGCACCTGGACGGCGAGGACATCTCCACGGCCTTCAACCCCGGCTACCTCCTGGACGGCCTGGGGGCGATCACCAGGCCCTACGTCTGCTTCGACTTCACCCACCCCTCCAAGCCGGCCGTGCTCACCGGTGTGGAGTCCGTCGGCGGCGAGGTGGATCCGACCTTCCGGTACCTCCTAATGCCCATCCGCTTCGGGGCCTGA
- the recF gene encoding DNA replication/repair protein RecF (All proteins in this family for which functions are known are DNA-binding proteins that assist the filamentation of RecA onto DNA for the initiation of recombination or recombinational repair.) yields MYVSDLALDDFRSYHHLVLSLKAGPTALIGANGQGKTNLVEAVGYLSTLSSHRVGAETALVRRAGPGEEQPGGAVVRAKVVRGQRPSVIEIEIISGKANRARLNRGACRPRDLLGVLRTVVFAPEDLVLVAGEPGGRRRLLDDLAVALRPALAATRTEHEKILAQRASLLKSARAHGASRGPTGSVLTTLEVWDAQLAASAARLIAARVDVVSRLRPWLEGAYAAVSEGAADASRQAALAYRSSLLAHEGRPDPVPGPQAWVQDEEGLRDVPATAARLETAMADLRRREIERGANLVGAHRDDLSLFLGSLPAKGFASHGEQWSLALALRLASYEMLRADVDALGGDGEPVLVLDDVFASLDERRRRALAGLVAGAQQVLLTSAVDQDVPDELAGARFRVHDGAVTRV; encoded by the coding sequence GTGTACGTCTCTGACCTGGCGCTGGACGACTTCCGGTCCTACCACCACCTGGTCCTGAGCCTGAAGGCCGGGCCCACGGCCCTGATCGGGGCCAACGGCCAGGGCAAGACCAACCTGGTGGAGGCGGTCGGCTACCTCTCCACGCTCTCCAGCCACCGCGTCGGCGCCGAGACCGCCCTGGTCCGACGGGCCGGGCCCGGTGAGGAGCAGCCCGGCGGCGCCGTCGTGCGCGCCAAGGTGGTCCGCGGCCAGCGCCCCAGCGTCATTGAGATCGAGATCATCTCGGGCAAGGCCAACCGGGCCCGCCTCAACCGGGGGGCGTGCCGTCCGCGCGACCTGCTCGGGGTGCTGCGCACGGTCGTCTTCGCCCCCGAGGACCTGGTCCTCGTGGCCGGGGAACCGGGTGGGCGCCGTCGCCTCCTGGACGACCTCGCCGTGGCGCTGCGCCCCGCCCTAGCCGCCACGCGCACCGAGCACGAGAAGATCCTCGCCCAGCGCGCCAGCCTGCTGAAGTCCGCCCGCGCCCACGGCGCCTCGCGGGGCCCCACCGGCTCCGTGCTCACCACCCTGGAGGTCTGGGACGCCCAGCTCGCCGCCAGCGCCGCCCGCCTGATCGCCGCACGGGTCGACGTCGTCTCTCGCCTGCGCCCCTGGCTGGAGGGCGCCTACGCCGCCGTCAGCGAGGGGGCCGCCGACGCCTCCCGCCAGGCCGCGCTGGCCTACCGCTCCAGCCTCCTGGCCCACGAGGGCAGGCCCGATCCCGTCCCCGGGCCGCAGGCCTGGGTGCAGGACGAGGAGGGCCTGCGGGACGTGCCCGCCACCGCCGCGAGGCTGGAGACGGCCATGGCCGACCTGCGCCGTCGGGAGATCGAGCGCGGCGCGAACCTGGTGGGCGCCCACCGTGACGACCTCTCGCTGTTCCTGGGCTCCCTGCCCGCCAAGGGCTTCGCCTCCCACGGGGAGCAGTGGTCCCTGGCGCTGGCGCTGCGCCTGGCCTCCTACGAGATGCTCCGGGCCGACGTGGACGCCCTGGGGGGCGACGGCGAGCCGGTCCTCGTCCTCGACGACGTCTTCGCCTCCCTGGACGAGCGCCGCCGCCGGGCCCTGGCCGGGCTCGTGGCCGGCGCCCAGCAGGTGCTGCTGACCTCGGCGGTCGACCAGGACGTGCCGGACGAGCTGGCCGGGGCCCGGTTCCGGGTGCACGACGGGGCGGTCACCCGTGTCTGA
- a CDS encoding DUF721 domain-containing protein — MAARPGALDASPGVPAAGAPGAPDATGTPGASGPLGAASPRPTAPDRDSLARRLLARSRRQAWEAGVVRTSLRAGASLVGAQEGVAPWDQRRRRPAHDDQADDRSPGLSPGRDRPGPTRFDPQIGGRALRRYAREHGWAGMLAVARISVRWEQIVGSQVAQHARVEHFAPGRITLRASSSAWAQQLRLLMPGIERAVAGALEPGAGAVEIRVLGPASPTWRRERVAVRGSRGPRDTYG, encoded by the coding sequence ATGGCTGCTCGCCCTGGTGCGCTGGATGCTTCACCGGGCGTCCCGGCTGCCGGGGCCCCTGGTGCTCCTGATGCTACCGGGACTCCCGGTGCCAGTGGACCGCTGGGCGCCGCCTCGCCACGGCCCACGGCGCCGGACCGGGACTCCCTGGCGCGGCGTCTCCTGGCCCGCTCACGCCGCCAGGCCTGGGAGGCCGGGGTGGTGCGCACCTCCCTGCGCGCCGGCGCCAGCCTGGTGGGCGCGCAGGAGGGGGTCGCCCCCTGGGACCAGCGACGCCGTCGGCCCGCTCACGACGACCAGGCCGATGACCGCAGCCCCGGCCTGTCCCCGGGGCGGGACCGTCCCGGGCCCACACGCTTTGACCCGCAGATCGGGGGCAGGGCGCTGCGCCGCTACGCCCGGGAGCACGGCTGGGCCGGGATGCTGGCCGTGGCCAGGATATCGGTGCGCTGGGAGCAGATCGTGGGCTCCCAGGTGGCCCAGCACGCCCGCGTGGAGCACTTCGCGCCCGGGCGGATCACCCTGCGGGCCAGCTCCTCGGCCTGGGCCCAGCAGCTGCGCCTCCTCATGCCCGGTATCGAGCGGGCCGTGGCCGGGGCGCTGGAGCCGGGGGCGGGGGCCGTCGAGATCCGCGTCCTGGGACCGGCCAGCCCCACCTGGCGCCGCGAGCGGGTGGCCGTGCGGGGCTCACGCGGGCCAAGGGACACGTACGGGTGA
- a CDS encoding ABC transporter ATP-binding protein, protein MTEAVLEAEHLARTFDRGRFQAVADVSLRVGAGQVHALLGPNGAGKTTTVRMCATLLLPTSGSVRVDGVDAVAHPRRARRRLGLVLGGDLGFYPRASARQNLLFFADLQGVARGDRASAVNGALEQVGLSDAADRRASALSRGMRQRLHLARALLGRPRLLLLDEPTNGLDPDISLQVRQTVAEVAASGVGVLLTSHTMPEIEELADTISVIGAGRIEVRGTVADVARHAGVLAVTTLTLPGRAAGLDEELRGVLGRGVVVTQRPSSSNWALTVSWPVDGGQQAVDAGRRALSALLERHGLGEPDDLLTRPASLEQAYLALARRLDR, encoded by the coding sequence ATGACTGAGGCGGTTCTTGAGGCTGAGCACCTCGCGCGCACGTTCGACAGGGGCCGGTTCCAGGCGGTGGCCGACGTCTCGCTGAGGGTCGGGGCCGGCCAGGTGCACGCGCTCCTGGGCCCCAACGGCGCGGGCAAGACGACGACGGTGCGCATGTGCGCCACGCTGCTGCTGCCCACCTCGGGCTCGGTGCGCGTCGACGGCGTGGACGCCGTGGCCCACCCGCGCCGGGCCAGACGTCGCCTGGGGCTGGTGCTGGGCGGTGACCTGGGCTTCTACCCGCGTGCCAGCGCCCGCCAGAACCTCCTTTTCTTCGCCGACCTGCAGGGTGTGGCCCGCGGGGACCGCGCGAGCGCGGTGAACGGCGCCCTGGAGCAGGTCGGCCTGTCAGACGCCGCGGACCGCAGGGCCTCGGCCCTCTCCCGGGGCATGCGCCAGCGCCTGCACCTCGCCCGCGCCCTGCTGGGCAGGCCCCGCCTGCTCCTGCTCGACGAGCCGACCAACGGCCTGGACCCGGACATCTCCCTGCAGGTGCGCCAGACGGTCGCCGAGGTCGCCGCCAGCGGGGTGGGCGTCCTGCTGACCTCGCACACGATGCCGGAGATCGAGGAGCTGGCGGACACCATCTCCGTCATTGGCGCGGGCCGTATCGAGGTACGCGGGACGGTGGCCGACGTGGCGCGCCACGCGGGCGTGCTGGCCGTGACCACGCTGACCCTGCCGGGGCGCGCCGCCGGCCTGGACGAGGAGCTGCGCGGCGTGCTGGGGCGCGGCGTCGTGGTCACCCAGCGCCCTAGCTCCTCGAACTGGGCGCTGACCGTCTCCTGGCCCGTTGACGGCGGCCAGCAGGCCGTCGACGCCGGTAGGCGGGCCCTGAGCGCGCTGCTTGAGCGCCACGGCCTGGGCGAGCCCGACGACCTGCTCACGCGCCCGGCGAGCCTGGAGCAGGCCTACCTGGCACTGGCCAGGAGGCTGGACCGGTGA
- a CDS encoding ABC transporter permease, whose product MRRQIRMTAFHVRQFVSVPYFIQVMVVATLSTTLVQYLAFNAWHGVTPTVVWVRGGVIGLWSTATCAAGIIGFERYKGTLVHLVLAPVGALRSLAAVVSAAASFGVLALPLSWATWSLLSWSVHAPSWRRLAGVAAGTLMLWLGAVALSLAVAALFVLTPNAISYEGLLLVPVFLLSGLTFLGSGAPGWLQPLSRLLPVGLPVQVLLGGPISVGALAGWTCSTLAWAALAGLLGRAALVRATRTGTLEVV is encoded by the coding sequence GTGAGGCGCCAGATTCGTATGACGGCGTTCCACGTGCGCCAGTTCGTGTCGGTCCCCTACTTCATCCAGGTCATGGTCGTCGCCACTCTCAGCACGACGCTCGTGCAGTACCTGGCCTTCAACGCCTGGCACGGCGTCACCCCGACCGTGGTCTGGGTGCGTGGGGGCGTCATCGGTCTGTGGAGCACGGCGACGTGCGCGGCGGGCATTATCGGGTTCGAGCGTTACAAGGGCACCCTGGTCCACCTGGTGCTCGCCCCCGTGGGGGCGCTGCGCTCACTGGCCGCCGTGGTCAGCGCGGCCGCCAGCTTCGGCGTGCTCGCCCTGCCCCTGTCCTGGGCGACCTGGTCGCTGCTGTCCTGGTCCGTCCACGCCCCCTCCTGGCGGCGCCTGGCCGGGGTGGCGGCCGGCACGCTCATGCTGTGGCTCGGCGCCGTGGCACTGAGCCTGGCCGTGGCCGCGCTGTTCGTCCTCACGCCCAACGCCATCAGCTACGAGGGCCTCCTGCTCGTGCCCGTCTTCCTGCTCTCCGGCCTGACCTTCCTCGGCTCGGGCGCGCCTGGCTGGCTCCAGCCCCTCAGCCGGCTCCTGCCGGTGGGCCTGCCCGTGCAGGTGCTGCTCGGCGGCCCCATCAGCGTCGGCGCCCTGGCCGGCTGGACGTGCTCGACGCTCGCCTGGGCCGCCCTGGCGGGTCTGCTGGGACGGGCCGCCCTGGTCCGCGCCACCCGCACCGGGACCCTGGAGGTGGTGTGA
- a CDS encoding ABC transporter permease — MAFLTRVVSGARVSWASSVTFATVGTAVTTLALLPLLDIAFDVLMGADLASDDLVRTGYAACLVSLAVTVASGVVSAVATDRNLGVFQEVCTLRRLDPAYWLAVSLVPLALATVTGVLSVGAVFVLSPGHDVALLARVLLLSLGALACGVLLGVGAAGLGVSLPDPYLGATLLASALPVLVGVIVPVSAYPAWLRVVSQVTPLSGAVSTLTAGGPALVLRDLALSAVWCAAGLVVSQVAVHRLRQGTRYDTV, encoded by the coding sequence GTGGCGTTCCTCACCCGTGTCGTCTCCGGTGCCCGGGTCTCCTGGGCCTCCTCCGTCACCTTCGCCACCGTCGGTACCGCCGTCACCACCCTGGCCCTGCTGCCCCTGCTCGACATCGCCTTTGACGTCCTCATGGGGGCCGACCTGGCCTCCGACGACCTCGTGCGCACCGGCTACGCCGCCTGCCTGGTCAGCCTCGCCGTCACCGTCGCCTCCGGGGTCGTCAGCGCCGTCGCCACCGACCGCAACCTCGGCGTCTTCCAGGAGGTGTGCACCCTGCGCCGCCTCGACCCCGCCTACTGGCTCGCCGTCAGCCTCGTGCCGCTGGCGCTGGCTACTGTGACCGGGGTCCTGTCTGTCGGCGCGGTCTTCGTCCTCTCCCCGGGGCACGACGTCGCCCTGCTCGCCCGGGTGCTTCTGCTCAGCCTCGGCGCCCTGGCCTGCGGGGTGCTCCTGGGGGTGGGTGCCGCTGGCCTGGGCGTGAGCCTGCCCGACCCCTACCTCGGCGCCACCCTGCTCGCCAGCGCCCTGCCCGTGCTCGTCGGCGTCATCGTCCCCGTCTCCGCCTACCCCGCGTGGCTGCGTGTCGTGTCCCAGGTCACTCCGCTCAGCGGTGCCGTCAGCACGCTCACCGCAGGTGGCCCCGCCCTGGTCCTGCGTGACCTGGCGTTGAGCGCCGTCTGGTGCGCCGCCGGCCTGGTCGTCAGCCAGGTCGCCGTCCACCGACTACGTCAGGGAACACGCTATGACACCGTCTGA
- the rsgA gene encoding ribosome small subunit-dependent GTPase A, with the protein MTPSDATGRGGLTLADYGLDERWRAHLAVAAMDTGETLAPARVTCVHRSAIDVVTAAADALADTPVTARTIALGRPGHRDDEAWPPVVGDWLAVDTTGRVHTVLARRTYLARPSAGRDSHEQPVAANVDVLVIVEPFVPEVSAGRVERLTALAHSAGTSVWLVLTKADLVDSEQAERAAGELGALVDAVHVVSSHSHQGLAGLADALAEAGTAVLLGRSGAGKSTLTNTLLGTDLATGPVRQGDAKGRHTTTSRGLVAGRGCLVIDTPGVRALASTTDADAVDETFADVVSVAARCRFTDCRHQDEPGCAVRQAVGEGSLDAARVERYLRMSAESSRLRQRTDARAWRDQERRLSRENKVGRRTTMRLKGRRN; encoded by the coding sequence ATGACACCGTCTGACGCCACCGGGCGAGGCGGCCTGACACTGGCCGACTACGGCTTGGACGAACGCTGGCGAGCTCACCTGGCTGTCGCCGCCATGGATACCGGTGAGACCCTCGCCCCGGCACGTGTGACCTGCGTGCACCGCTCAGCTATTGATGTCGTCACTGCCGCCGCCGACGCCCTCGCCGACACCCCCGTGACCGCCCGCACGATCGCGCTGGGGCGACCTGGCCACCGCGACGACGAGGCCTGGCCGCCGGTCGTCGGGGACTGGCTCGCTGTTGACACCACCGGCCGCGTCCACACCGTCCTGGCGCGTCGTACCTACCTCGCTCGCCCCTCCGCCGGCCGGGACTCCCACGAGCAGCCCGTCGCCGCCAACGTTGACGTCCTGGTCATTGTCGAGCCCTTTGTGCCTGAGGTGTCGGCTGGACGCGTTGAACGTCTCACCGCTCTTGCCCACTCCGCGGGTACCTCTGTCTGGCTCGTGCTCACCAAAGCTGATCTGGTTGACTCTGAGCAAGCTGAACGTGCCGCTGGGGAGCTGGGCGCCCTGGTCGACGCCGTCCATGTGGTCTCCTCCCACTCCCACCAGGGGCTGGCCGGACTGGCCGACGCCCTGGCCGAGGCTGGCACTGCCGTGCTGCTGGGACGCTCTGGTGCTGGCAAGTCCACCCTCACCAACACCCTTCTGGGCACGGATCTCGCCACCGGGCCAGTGCGGCAGGGCGACGCCAAGGGGCGCCACACGACCACCTCCCGCGGCCTGGTGGCCGGGCGAGGCTGTCTGGTCATCGACACCCCAGGTGTCCGCGCCCTGGCCTCCACCACGGACGCCGATGCGGTCGATGAGACCTTCGCGGACGTTGTCTCCGTCGCCGCCCGTTGCCGTTTTACCGACTGCCGCCACCAGGACGAGCCCGGCTGCGCCGTGCGCCAGGCCGTCGGCGAGGGCAGCCTCGACGCTGCGCGCGTGGAGCGTTACCTCCGCATGAGCGCCGAGTCCTCACGCCTGCGCCAACGCACCGACGCGCGCGCCTGGCGGGACCAGGAGCGCCGTCTCAGCCGTGAGAACAAGGTAGGACGTCGCACCACCATGCGTCTTAAGGGACGGAGGAACTGA